One part of the Bdellovibrio bacteriovorus genome encodes these proteins:
- a CDS encoding LysR family transcriptional regulator: MDRLTAIQVFLEVAKTGSFTKAADNLSMSRPMVTRYVGILEDWVGTSLLQRTTRNVSLTSSGEMYLEKCRQIQDIAFDIEVNSKSALDEPKGVIRVASSVSFAMSQYRELIAPFMERYPQISIDFVVTDRQVNLIESKVDFAIRITNSLDPGIVSKQLGVCHSCLVATPKYLKAKGTPRKVEDLRKHRLMAHDHFKNSKLSLRKGDRQEELSFTSAFSSNETLLLLEAATQDLGITMMPRYLVQDHLKSKTLVEVLSDWSLPEFGLHIVFTNRKFIAPQVRLFIDYLSAEIKKQNW; the protein is encoded by the coding sequence ATGGATAGATTAACGGCAATACAGGTATTTTTAGAGGTCGCCAAGACAGGCAGCTTTACCAAGGCGGCTGACAACCTAAGTATGTCCCGGCCCATGGTCACGCGTTATGTGGGGATTTTGGAGGACTGGGTCGGCACCAGTTTGTTGCAAAGAACCACAAGGAATGTCTCATTAACTTCCAGTGGTGAAATGTACTTGGAAAAATGCCGACAGATTCAGGACATCGCTTTTGATATCGAAGTGAACTCAAAATCCGCGTTGGATGAACCCAAAGGTGTGATTCGTGTCGCATCCAGTGTTTCGTTCGCTATGTCACAGTACCGCGAGCTGATTGCCCCGTTCATGGAGCGTTATCCTCAAATCTCGATTGATTTTGTCGTCACCGACCGTCAGGTCAATCTGATTGAATCTAAAGTGGACTTCGCCATCCGCATCACCAACAGCCTGGATCCGGGAATTGTCTCAAAGCAATTGGGAGTCTGTCACAGCTGTCTGGTGGCCACACCCAAGTATTTGAAAGCCAAAGGCACCCCCCGCAAAGTGGAAGACCTGCGCAAGCACCGTCTGATGGCCCACGATCACTTTAAAAATTCAAAACTTTCCTTAAGAAAAGGTGACCGCCAAGAAGAGCTCTCGTTCACCAGCGCCTTCAGTTCCAACGAAACACTTTTGTTGCTGGAGGCCGCCACGCAGGATCTGGGTATTACAATGATGCCCAGGTATCTGGTGCAGGATCATCTTAAGTCTAAGACTCTGGTCGAAGTTCTGTCTGATTGGAGTTTGCCGGAATTCGGCCTGCATATCGTTTTCACCAACCGAAAGTTCATTGCTCCGCAAGTGAGACTGTTCATTGACTATCTGTCGGCAGAAATAAAAAAGCAAAATTGGTAA
- a CDS encoding SDR family oxidoreductase — protein MILVTGATGQLGQLVIHSLLKKVPASEIVAAVRNVQKAQNLKDLGIQVREADYNNPEAWTATLKGIQKVLLISGSEVGSRIQQHKAVIDAAKKAGTVELLVYTSLLRADTSPLVLGQEHKETEKMIQASGLRYSLLRNGWYTENYVGSAKSAVEHGAVLGAAQDGRIASASREDYAEAAAQVLTLQNPKAVYELAGDTSYSLKELAAEISKQSGKEVKYNNLSEADYKAVLIQVGLPEGFAGILAQSDSAAAQGGLYDESHELSQLIGRKTTPLAVTLAAALK, from the coding sequence ATGATTCTCGTAACAGGTGCTACTGGCCAATTGGGCCAACTGGTGATCCATTCTTTGCTTAAAAAAGTTCCCGCCTCTGAAATTGTGGCCGCCGTTCGCAATGTGCAGAAAGCGCAAAACCTGAAGGACCTGGGCATTCAGGTTCGTGAAGCCGACTACAACAATCCCGAAGCCTGGACTGCAACATTAAAGGGTATTCAAAAGGTTCTGCTGATATCTGGCAGCGAAGTGGGTTCCCGCATCCAGCAGCACAAGGCCGTGATTGACGCCGCGAAAAAAGCCGGCACCGTCGAGCTTCTGGTCTACACCAGCTTGCTACGTGCTGACACCTCCCCACTGGTGCTGGGCCAGGAGCACAAGGAAACTGAAAAAATGATTCAGGCCAGTGGTCTGCGCTATTCCCTGCTGCGAAACGGCTGGTACACAGAAAACTATGTCGGCTCGGCGAAGTCCGCGGTCGAGCATGGAGCCGTTCTGGGCGCCGCTCAGGATGGTCGCATTGCTTCGGCTTCGCGTGAAGATTACGCCGAAGCCGCGGCCCAAGTGCTGACTTTGCAAAATCCAAAAGCTGTCTATGAGCTGGCAGGTGACACCAGCTATTCCCTGAAGGAACTGGCTGCGGAGATTTCCAAACAGTCCGGCAAGGAAGTAAAATACAACAACCTTTCCGAGGCCGACTATAAAGCTGTCTTGATTCAAGTGGGTTTGCCCGAGGGATTCGCCGGGATTCTGGCTCAGTCCGACTCTGCGGCAGCGCAAGGTGGCCTGTACGATGAAAGTCATGAGCTCAGTCAGCTGATTGGCAGAAAGACCACACCGCTGGCGGTCACACTGGCCGCCGCGTTGAAATAA
- a CDS encoding L,D-transpeptidase family protein — translation MRVAVSSLVLTFFLVSVTANAAVDYSSALSQLSLSEMRQAALGIWKHGLNPKVYWNDRLETLYRNGGNLEKTLRPQANQAFLRMLKDLQIGSVDPVNAGRDVKLVRRDFLTPKQFQMIALAAGNDAQSFVNLVAPQNAPYIGVQAAMQKIYPHCMDGTWQDIVPLTTPLRLYSVHPVIREIKSRLALLGYPMKNMDDRFDGDLLKAVTDIQWNMRIRPDGEISPKGKVWSFLSVSCMDRVRQIQVDMEKMRWFPQYFEKKYIFVNLAMSYFIMMDQATDWPRVMSFRTINGRPARKSPTMRDEIVNVIINPFWVVPPTIFYEDKVNDLKDLTSDQIREYFDSHHYEAWVGGFRRKVDPTTIDWKGIAAGTVDPDIIIRQLPHLGNALGVLKFDLTNSFAIYLHDTNQRELFDTPMRQLSSGCVRLEKPLDLAEYLLEDTPWDRQTIASMMARPGEVVAKPTEIPVPSYKRLPVYTAYLTSMMNSDEIVRFVDDIYGQNPAVLRYLDGRF, via the coding sequence ATGCGAGTGGCAGTCTCGTCACTGGTTCTGACTTTTTTTCTTGTCTCTGTGACAGCGAATGCAGCCGTTGATTATAGCTCGGCATTAAGCCAGCTAAGTCTTTCGGAAATGCGTCAGGCTGCACTGGGAATCTGGAAGCATGGTTTGAACCCGAAAGTCTACTGGAATGATCGCCTGGAAACCTTGTATCGCAACGGGGGAAATCTGGAAAAGACCCTGCGTCCTCAGGCCAACCAGGCATTTTTGCGCATGTTGAAGGACCTGCAAATTGGCAGTGTGGATCCGGTGAATGCCGGTCGCGATGTCAAGCTGGTGCGACGGGATTTTTTGACGCCCAAGCAGTTTCAGATGATCGCTCTGGCTGCGGGTAATGATGCCCAGAGCTTTGTGAATTTGGTGGCCCCGCAAAATGCCCCTTATATAGGAGTGCAGGCGGCGATGCAGAAGATTTATCCGCATTGTATGGATGGAACGTGGCAGGACATTGTGCCGCTGACGACCCCTTTGCGTCTGTATTCGGTTCATCCGGTGATTCGCGAGATCAAAAGCCGGCTGGCATTGCTGGGCTATCCGATGAAGAACATGGATGATCGTTTTGACGGCGATCTGCTGAAAGCGGTGACCGACATTCAGTGGAACATGCGGATTCGCCCGGATGGAGAGATTTCCCCGAAAGGAAAGGTGTGGTCTTTCCTGAGCGTGTCTTGCATGGACCGGGTTCGTCAGATTCAGGTGGATATGGAAAAGATGCGCTGGTTCCCGCAGTATTTCGAAAAGAAATACATTTTTGTGAACCTGGCGATGTCGTACTTCATCATGATGGATCAGGCCACTGACTGGCCGCGGGTGATGAGCTTCCGCACCATCAACGGACGTCCCGCCCGAAAGTCACCAACCATGCGGGATGAAATCGTCAACGTCATCATCAATCCTTTCTGGGTGGTGCCGCCGACGATCTTTTATGAAGACAAGGTCAACGATCTGAAGGATCTGACCAGTGATCAGATTCGGGAATACTTTGATTCGCACCACTACGAGGCATGGGTCGGGGGCTTCCGACGTAAAGTGGATCCGACGACGATTGACTGGAAGGGCATTGCCGCCGGAACGGTGGATCCTGACATTATCATTCGCCAGCTTCCGCATCTGGGAAATGCGCTGGGGGTTTTGAAGTTTGATTTGACGAACAGTTTTGCGATTTATCTGCACGATACGAATCAGCGCGAGCTGTTTGATACGCCGATGCGCCAGCTCAGTTCGGGGTGTGTGCGCCTGGAAAAGCCGCTGGATCTGGCCGAGTACCTGCTGGAGGACACTCCGTGGGACCGTCAGACCATTGCTTCGATGATGGCTCGTCCCGGCGAAGTGGTGGCAAAGCCCACCGAGATTCCGGTGCCTTCCTACAAGCGCCTGCCGGTGTACACGGCTTATCTGACTTCCATGATGAATTCAGACGAGATCGTGAGATTTGTGGATGATATCTATGGTCAGAACCCGGCAGTTCTGCGTTACCTGGATGGACGTTTTTAA
- a CDS encoding beta-sandwich domain-containing protein, giving the protein MLVSRVLLFVLAGAQISFAAPEVGNKPDLPKPPAPPSEPTPPPGETQYEGVGRIDQVTRDRGGDLYRLDLIKTLPLVRIEAKSRLGRMKIYSVSLVTDKNEKVPVRQLMGVNVDEPMAPISSEIFQTKTGIVAIEILAEAMGGEAALEIKAFSTKEAPRLALGSRIPAFSCKRNLDALLKDKLDPVQLWVGRAEAAAPGSVQEKFAGNQLRDQVKDFIATMNTGGTFTSTPYILTLMNFFVDQYNAVRGGGVSEPAYKSLLTGTYDMLIVSIQNELPCRKFPSAELIKMAMDFNKKHQSMPADARGRALFATMMAKVRDYAPDQYRKELAAANMTFREADAEGTKYYKMYVGSKDGDFLKDTNKNMSAYAFMIAEQALKVEVKMMDIEQKYQLIVEYQAKYNSNNEFPQAVAMRYLNILSEETFGYPMFY; this is encoded by the coding sequence ATGTTAGTGAGTAGAGTACTCTTGTTCGTTTTAGCAGGTGCGCAAATCAGTTTTGCGGCGCCCGAGGTGGGCAACAAGCCGGATCTTCCAAAACCACCGGCACCGCCGTCTGAGCCGACGCCTCCTCCTGGAGAAACTCAGTATGAGGGCGTGGGCCGTATCGATCAGGTGACGCGGGACAGGGGCGGGGATTTGTATCGTCTGGATCTTATCAAGACCTTGCCGCTGGTAAGAATCGAGGCAAAATCCCGACTGGGTCGCATGAAAATTTATTCTGTGTCGCTGGTGACGGATAAAAATGAAAAGGTGCCGGTTCGTCAGTTGATGGGTGTGAATGTGGATGAACCGATGGCTCCGATCAGTTCTGAAATCTTCCAGACCAAGACCGGCATTGTGGCAATTGAAATCCTGGCGGAAGCCATGGGTGGAGAAGCGGCTTTGGAAATCAAGGCCTTTTCCACCAAAGAAGCGCCACGACTGGCTCTGGGGTCCCGCATTCCGGCGTTTTCCTGCAAGCGCAATCTGGATGCGCTCCTGAAAGACAAACTGGATCCAGTGCAGTTATGGGTGGGACGTGCGGAAGCGGCGGCTCCGGGCTCGGTGCAGGAAAAGTTTGCGGGTAATCAGCTTCGCGATCAGGTGAAGGACTTTATCGCCACTATGAATACGGGCGGTACATTCACTTCCACTCCGTATATTCTGACGCTGATGAACTTCTTTGTTGATCAGTACAATGCGGTTCGTGGCGGAGGTGTTTCGGAGCCAGCCTACAAGAGTCTGCTGACGGGCACTTATGACATGCTGATCGTGTCCATTCAGAATGAACTGCCGTGCAGAAAATTCCCAAGTGCTGAATTAATCAAGATGGCAATGGATTTCAACAAAAAGCATCAGTCCATGCCAGCGGATGCCAGAGGCCGTGCGCTGTTTGCGACAATGATGGCCAAAGTGCGTGACTATGCTCCGGATCAGTACCGCAAGGAACTGGCGGCAGCCAACATGACCTTCCGTGAAGCTGACGCTGAAGGCACCAAGTACTACAAAATGTACGTGGGCAGCAAAGACGGTGATTTCCTGAAAGACACCAACAAGAACATGAGCGCTTACGCGTTCATGATTGCCGAGCAGGCCTTGAAAGTGGAAGTCAAAATGATGGATATCGAGCAGAAGTATCAGCTGATCGTCGAGTATCAGGCCAAATACAACTCGAACAACGAGTTTCCGCAGGCGGTGGCGATGCGCTACTTGAACATTCTGTCTGAAGAAACCTTTGGCTATCCAATGTTCTATTAA